A single region of the Dryobates pubescens isolate bDryPub1 chromosome 40, bDryPub1.pri, whole genome shotgun sequence genome encodes:
- the PRKAG1 gene encoding 5'-AMP-activated protein kinase subunit gamma-1, producing MEDPGPGPGPAADSPAELSAPELEGECHRGAYTAFMKSHCCYDLIPTSSKLVVFDTSLQVKKAFFALVTNGVRAAPLWDSKKQSFVGMLTITDFINILHRYYKSPMVQIYELEEHKIETWREVYLQDSFKPLVCISPGASLFDAVSSLIRNKIHRLPVIDPDSGNTLYILTHKRILKFLKLFIAEVPKPDFMGKTLEELRIGTYSNIAVVRSSTPLYVALGIFVQHRVSALPVVDDSGRVVDIYSKFDVINLAAEKTYNNLDVTVTRALRHRSHYFEGVLKCYKHETLEAIINRLVEAEVHRLVVVDESDVVKGIVSLSDILQALVLPQGP from the exons ATGGAG GATCCCGGCCccgggcccggcccggccgcggACAGCCCAGCGGAGCTCAGCGCCCCGGAGCTGGAAG GGGAGTGCCACCGCGGTGCCTACACAGCCTTCATGAAGTCTCACTGCTGCTACGACCTCATCCCCACCAGCTCCAAGCTGGTTGTCTTTgacacctccctgcag gtGAAGAAGGCTTTCTTCGCCCTGGTCACCAACGGCGTGAGGGCAGCGCCGCTGTGGGACAGCAAGAAGCAAAGCTTCGTGG gcatGCTGACCATCACTGACTTCATCAACATCCTGCACCGCTACTACAAATCGCCCATG GTGCAGATCTATGAGCTGGAGGAGCACAAGATAGAGACCTGGAGAG AGGTTTATCTCCAAGACTCCTTCAAGCCTCTGGTTTGCATCTCCCCCGGTGCCAG cctcttTGACGCTGTCTCCTCCCTGATCCGCAACAAGATCCACCGGCTGCCGGTCATCGACCCCGACTCGGGCAACACCCTCTACATCCTCACCCACAAACGCATCCTCAAGTTCCTCAAGCTCTTT aTAGCAGAGGTGCCCAAGCCTGACTTCATGGGCAAGACCCTGGAGGAGCTGCGGATTGGCACCTACAGCAACATCGCCGTGGTGCGCAGCAGCACGCCGCTCTACGTGGCGCTGGGCATCTTCGTGCAGCACCGCGTCTCCGCCCTGCCGGTCGTCGATGACTCGG GGCGCGTGGTTGATATTTACTCCAAGTTCGACGTCATT AACCTGGCAGCGGAGAAGACCTACAACAACCTGGACGTGACGGTGACGCGGGCGCTGCGGCACCGCTCCCACTACTTCGAGGGGGTCCTCAAGTGCTACAAGCATGAGACCCTGGAGGCCATCATCAACCGCCTGGTGGAGGCAGAG GTTCACCGGCTGGTGGTGGTGGACGAGAGCGACGTGGTCAAGGGCATCGTCTCCCTCTCCGACATCCTGCAGGCCTTGGTCCTCCCCCAGGGCCCCTGA